The DNA region GATGCTCTTCTTCTTCATTCGAAACATATTCGTACAATGAACATATTGATGATCTTCGGAGTCCTTCTCCTGAGTATCGTTCTTTTTTTCTTCATGAAGCGCCGGCTGACGTCTTTAACGAAACCACTGGCAGAGGCAGTTGAAAAACTGCGTGAAGGACATGACATTGAAACAACTCAGGTGGATCAGGATATAAAAAATGTTGTCTCTTCTCTTCGCCATTTCGGGAAAGAACTCTACGAAAAAGAAGAACTCCTTCAACTGAAAACAGCTGATCATCAATTTCCTTCTTTGGATCCCCTTGTGACCGAAGAGATCCGTCTCAAAATTTCAGCGATGGAACGTGAAAATAAACTCTTTCAAGAATTGCGCAAAACGATCGCCATTGGAACAAGCGCAGCATGGCTTCGAACACTTCGGGATGCCGCAATTCGGGCACGAGATCGAAGCCCTGTTGTCATCATCGGACCATCAGGTTCAGGGAAAACCGGTGTTGCGAATGTCATTCATGCTCTTAGTCACCGACAAAAAAGAAATTTTGGGGAATTTAATTGCGCTGAATTTGCATCTGCTGATCCCCTCATTGTTCTTGGAAAACTCTTTGGGTACGGAAAACAGAGTGGCATTCAGGGGATTGACCCAAATGGTCAACAGGGCATCTTGCAAGAATTTGACGGTGGCACTCTTTTTTTTGATGAAGTGGAGCTTTTGCCGCAAAAAGCGCAACAACTTCTCCTTCTCCCGCTTGAAGATCGCCCCTTTCATAGCGCTGCAGGTCAAGGGTCTCCCATGACTGTAGATGTCCGCTTTATCTTTGCCACCAACAAACCACTTGATGATCTCGTTCGCGTTGGTGAAATGCGTCTTGATTTTTTACGACGCATTCAAGCACGCGGCGAAATTCGTGTGCCGTCATTAGCAGAAAGAAAAGAGGATATTCTTTCTCTCATACAAGCTTTTTTAACTCTGAGAAATAAAGGGAGAGAAGAACAAATCACCATTTCATCTGAAGCGCTCACCTTCCTGACTTCGAATACCTATAAAAGATATCATGTCAGTGAACTCAAAGGAGTTGTCGATCAGGTTTTTGATCACGCCCTCTTTGAGAATGTGAGTCAAATTGAGCTACAGCATCTACACGCTTCATCAATGCCTGCTCCAATCGTCAGAGATATTTCGCATCCTTTTGATCTTGAAGATATGAAAAAACTTTCCGTATTGAGAACAGTCACATTTAATCTTTCCCATGCTGAGGAACGTTTCGGTTTTGGCGCTGGTTCAAAAACAATGACGCACCATGTACGAGGGCTTATTTATCGAGCGCTGCATTATCATCTCGGAAACGCAGAACGCGCAGTAACAACACTCACTGGAGGAAACAATCGGGATAGTGTAAATACAAAAATGCTTTCACGAGTTCAATATTACATGGAATCAGCGCGGCATCATAAAAAGAACAACACCCACAACATCCTTTTTGCAAAACTTCCTCAAAAATATCATACGGATCTCAACGAACTTCTTGAAATGTTGTGATGACTAGTATCTCATCCATTAAGTTCATTTGAGTAGAGTGTCGGAAACTTTTCCTTTGACTTCTCGCGTGAGAAGGTCAAACGAATCATGGTTCGATCCCTGTTACGTCGAGAGCATGGGGTCAATCCAATCTTCAACGGTTTGATAAGTGATAACGTGAGATCCTTCGTTTCACTCAGGATGACAACAAGTCGACAAAGTACTAGAAGTGAAATTTATCGTAGAGATTGCGAAAAAGATTATGGGGATCTGTCCGTTGTTTAATCTTTGTGTAGTTGTTTTGATTGTAAATATTCCAAAATGTTTCTCGGTTGTAGAAGTTATGTGAGATCAGCGTTTTTAAGCCGTTACATTCATAGACCATTTCTTCCAACAATTTATAATAGTTCACATCGCGTCGACGATTGCGAAGACCATAAATAGCAATATCAAAAAAGAGATCATCATTAATTTTTTTGTCATAGTTGTCATTCACCCACGGATATTTCTGCACACGTTTATAAGGAAGCACCCAAAGTGGGTAATACCCAATGTGCTTTTCATAAAGATCGTAAAATTTTTCGAGTTGATTCTTGGGAATAAAGACGTCGACAACCACATCAGGTCGTTTATCGTGTTTAAGAAGCGGCGCCAGCCGCTTCGACCAGGTTAAAAGATTGGTAGAAGAGAGGATAAATTTTCCGAAGAGAAATCGCATCGGTTTGGTTTCCATTCCAGGAATGGTTTTGCTGAGCCAATGACATTCAGTATCGTAGCGAAAAAGATAATCGTAAGTGGAGAGGTAATCTTCGGTTTTACAAAGAGTACTTTTATAAAAAATGTTGAGAAAAGTGTAATCACTTGTCCACGGCGCATGATCGACAAAGCGTCCAAGACACAAAATATTTTTATCTCTGGCGTGAATGATAGAGTCGATGAAATCGACACTACCGAGGTTTATATATTCAAGTATGGCATGAGTGACATCGGCGAAGGTTGGGTAACAAATATAGTTCATCTTGACATACGGTTTTGCAGAGATCAGTCGAAACGTGAGTTTCGTAAGAATGCCGAGCGTTCCATAAGATCCGTGAAGCATATGGAAAATGTCAGCATTTTGTTGAGAAGAACATTGCAGTACTTTTCCTTTTGCTGTGACCACTTCATATTCTAAACAGCTATCGTGAAAGCCTCCGTATTTATAGGACATAGACTCAACCGAACAGCCCGAGACAGCTCCACCAAGGGTAATGGTTTTGAGCTCAGGCACAAGACAAGGAATAAACCCAAGCGGAAGTGTCTCTTTGACGAGATCGGAAAACGTAACACCGGGTTCTGCAATGCAGATTTTCTTCTCAGTATCAATTTTTAAAATACGGTTTAATCCGCGAATGCTAATTTTCTGATCTTTATGTTTGGGATCATTCGGATTTGGAACCATGTGGGACACGGCATCTTTGCGAAGAGAAAGAGACGTGCTTTTGTGATTTTTGAGTTGTTCAACAATGTGAGCTAATTTGATGTCGTGAGAAGTGTTTTCCATTATTCATTTTCCCCTATGTCGTTGAAGTCGTTGTCTGACGTTTTTGAAAGAACCATAGAAGAGATCCAATTGCAAAAAAAAGACCGCTTCGTAAATAAACTTCGAAAGGGAAAAAAATGATTAAACCAATACACGTAAGGGCTCCTAAACATGGAACCCAAAATGGGATACGAAAGTGGGAAGTCTTAGCATGCTTCCATTTCGTGCGAAGAAGGCTTACATGAACAGAGAGAAAGACCACAATGATGAGAAAGCTTGTGGTCTGCGCTAAAATCTTGAGTCCGCCGGTAAAAATTAATAAAAGGACAAAGAGATAAACAACGATGGCTGCGAGCCAAGGTGTTTTTCTTGTATTGTGCACTTGTCTGAAAAATTTTGGCAGTAACTGTTCATGGGACATTCCGTACATTAATCGCGAAGCCATGATGAGATTGATGAGCGCTGTGTTTCCGATCGCCATCATGGCAATGAAAGCAAAAGAGTGAAGCATCCATTGTGCATTCGCGGTTTCGAAAAGAAGAAGAAGGGGAGTTGGTGAAGCGATGATTGTTTTTGTGGGTATCGTCATTTGGAGTGCGAGAATGACCAGAACGTAGAGAAAGGTTGAAATCGCAATTGAAACAAGAATAGCGCGAGGAAGATCGCGTGAAGGGTTTTTTGCCTCTTCCGCTAAATTACAGAGATCTTCAAAACCGATAAATGCAAAAAAAGCGATGGTGACTCCAGAGAAAATGGAAATGAAGTCAACATGTTCAAGAGTTCGGTCTCTTACGACATCAATCGAGACATTTTGCAGAAGATATACGCCAACAACAATAACGGCTATCAGTCCCGCGACTTCAACCGCGGTGCAAATCATGTTAACCCACGAGGATTCTCGAATCCCCCAGAAACTGAGAAAAGAGAGCGCTGTCACGAGCAAGACTTGTACGATCGGTTTCGGAATCATCCAGACTTGCGTGAAATAATCACTAAACGCGACCGTGACCGTGGCAGTCGTTGTCAGACCTGTTCCTAAAACAAGAATGCCCACGAGTGTTGCCATGAATTGTCCAGGAAAAGCTCGTTTTACAAAGATGACAGCGCCGCCAGCACTTGGAAAGCGAGCACTCATCTCCGCATAGCTGAGGCCTGTTATGAGAGCGAGAAGCGCTGAAAAGATAAAGCTGAGCCATGCTCCAGTCCCCGTTACATCAATGACTTTTCCGACGAGTGCGTAAATTCCGGCGCCTAGAATGGCACCAACACCGTAGAAGACAAGAGAGAGAAAACTTAATCGACGGGCAAGTGCTGGCAACTCCTCCTCCTTCTCAGTTTTCACTCACTGTATGAACAAAAGAGGTAATCGCTTTTGTGTCAGCGTATTCTAAATATAAATAGGGTTCAATTAACTCAAGTTCGATCAGAAAGAAACTTTTCTTCACTAAAATAACATCAGCGCGTGCGTAGTGCGGTTGACAAGGAAGATGTTCTAAATAGTTTGCTGCCATTCGAATTTCTTCAGAAGATGGTTTGATTGCTTTCATCGTAGCGCCAAATAATTTGTGCGCACGAAAATCGCCAGGCTTGGGAATTTTCACGACGGCATGCGAAAACTCTCCACCGAAAAAGAAGAAAGAATATTCTCCTTGTGACACTTTTTCGAGATATGGCTGAAGAAGAGCCGGTCCCTTTTTGAGAATTGCTTTTACTGCGGTTTGAATTGCGGTGCGGTTTTCTTTTGCAAAAACATCTGTTTGTTTTCCGCCACCTGAAACAAGAGGTTTTACAACAACGCGATTAGTTTTGATTTCAGTCAGCGCATGAAAGAGCGTTTCTTCATTTTGAAGAATAGTTAGGGGAGCAATGGACGCCCCTTTTTTCTGCAGCTCAAGGAGATAACCTTTTTCCGAATTCCAGCGAATGAGTTCGGTCGCATTTCTTACAGGGATCTTTGCTTGATCCATGCGGTCGAGCCACTGCGTGAACTGATCGTGGCAATCAAAATAGTCCCATGCATTTTTGGGGATAACGAAATCAAACTGTTGCCAATCGACTTTCGGATCTTGCCAGTTGACTGAAACGAGTTGAAATCCAAGCTCAGCAAAGTAAGGTTTTAAAACTTCAACTTCATCAAGAAATCCCGTTTTCTGAAGATAGTAAGTAGTATTCGGTGAGCGGAGATAAGCAATTTTCATTATCGTGTGAAGCGCATGATGTTTTCTTTATGTTGCGGGTAACTCTGCACGAGTTGTGCACGAGTCTGAAGTTCAAAATCGCGAAAATCAAAACCGGGGATCACGGTACAGCCGAGAAGTGCTCCTTTTCCTCCTGGCAAAAGCCGAGTTCCTTGCCACGTGTTTGGTTTGACACGATGAAAGAGCGTCTGATTTTTTGTCAGGTCATTGCCGAAGATAACCGAATTTGCATTTCCGTCTGGGTCAATTTGAAACATTTCAACCGGATCTCCCAGATAGAAATGAAAGAGTTCATCTTGCGGAAGGCGATGAAGCGCTGAAAATTCTTCTGGTGTAATCAGATAAAAAATATGCGTGCCGTAATTTCGCTCGCCTTGATGAAGTCCGCCTAAGATTTTTTCAGGTATGCTTCCTGTGGATCGATAGATCTCACGATAAAATCCACCTTCTTCAGGAAGTGGTTCGAGCTTCAAAATGCGAATGATTTGTTCAGGAGTCATTTATGCAGCTCTTTTACGCAGCTTCATCGACGACACGATAGTTTGGAAACATAATCACCGCTGGATGTACTTTAAGTGCTTTTGCGAGGACGAGTGCTCGATCTCGGCCAATTTGTTGACGGCCTGACTCCATATTAGAAATATTAGCCTGAGTCATCTTTGTGAGCTTTGCAAGTTCGCTTTGAGTTAACTCTTGTAAATTTCGAAGTGTTGCCAACATTTCACCAGGCGTCATTGAAATAGAATCATTGGCTAAAATAAATTCCTTCTTTTTAATTTTTTTCATGTTTCACCTCAATAAGTATGTGGATTAATTTCTACCACATACACAATCAATTGTTCCTTATCGATCTTATAAATAACACGCCATTGTTTGTTCAATCGAGAGGACCGAAATCCCTGCCATTCACCTTTCAACGCTTCATCATGAAAACCTTTAATAAATCGTAACCCTTGTGGTCCCTCGAGCTCTATAATTCGCTTCCAGGCTAGATAGTTCTTCCTAATTTCAAGAGGAGTCTTTTTCAAAGACTTCTCGACCGACTTATGTTCGAACACAATATACATTTAATATGCTAAATATTCAATATATTAAATATGTCAACAAAGATTTATTTTAACTCTTGGTTTTTTTTAAGAAAAACCACGGCTTGAATCGACGAATTTAGTATTCCCACCCACCGGCTACAGGAATAAGGGCGCCGGTGAGATATTCAGGACTCTCAACAGCAAGCCATTTTACCACTTCAGCAATTTCTTTGGATTTACTGGTTCGGCCGTAGGGAATTGGCATAGATAATTCTTTTGCGATTTTGAGTAACTCTTCATCTGTATAGCCTGGTGTTTCATTTACCCCCGGAGAGATAGCGTTTACACGTACTCCCTTGGGGCCGAGTTTAACAGCCAAAGTTTTTGTCAAAACAGCAACACCGGCTTTAGCTGCACAATAATCTGCAGACAAGGGCCAGGCTTTCAAATTTTCTACACCAGAGAATGTAAAATTAATGA from Deltaproteobacteria bacterium RIFCSPHIGHO2_02_FULL_44_16 includes:
- a CDS encoding addiction module toxin, with translation MYIVFEHKSVEKSLKKTPLEIRKNYLAWKRIIELEGPQGLRFIKGFHDEALKGEWQGFRSSRLNKQWRVIYKIDKEQLIVYVVEINPHTY